AGCTGGACGGTATGTCTTCGGTAGCCGTAAATGCCTCGCACCTGCTCATGAAGGGCTAGTATGGCTTCTGTCAACTGTTTGTTCTCCTGCTCACGCTGGCTGGGCTTATGATTAATCCATTTGTAATAACTAGACCTTGGCACCCGAGCTACCTCACATAGTATCCGCAGGCTAATCTGCGACTCTTCGTGAACGGCTCGAATGGCCAAGTAAACATGCGCTTGTCTATGCCCGCTTAAACTCATCTCCCTTGCAATTCCCGTAACTTTTTTAAGAATGCGTTCTCCGCTCTTAACCGTTCATTTTCATATTCCAGTTGTTTCATTGCAAATTTCTGCCGATCGGTTTCAGTCAGTTCCTCGGGTGCTTTCTTTCGACCTCGCCCATCCTTTAGCGCATCCGGCCCCCCACTCTCATATTTCTTCACCCACTGGTACACTTGATTGTAGGAAACCTCAAACTGGTCTGCCGTCTTCCGATAGTCACGCTCATGTGCAATACAATAAAGCGCGATATTCATTCGTTCCTGCCAAGTAGTAGTCCGACTTTTTGTCATAGACCTTGCGCCCCCGTTATACGTTTTCAAGTTGCTATGACCATTATACTTGTCGATCCACCGTTTGAGTTGAGTACGGCTTGCAATTTTATATTTAACGATTAGTTCGTATTGCGAGTATTGTCCCGAAAGATAATCCTGGACCGCCTGGGTTTTCAGTTCTGATGAATAACTGCAGTTACGAGTTCGGATTTCCAATCCATCCATTCCATAAAGCTCGTAACGTTTACGCCATTTCACCAATGTATTAATACTGATTTTATGTTGGCGAGCGACTTCGGCCCGAGTGCCCTCCCCCGAACTTAACTCTTCTAAAATTGCTAATTTTTCTATTGCTGTGAATGTGTCTGGTTTTGACAAAAGAAATGCCCCCCTCTGGGTAGTCGGTTTATTTTTTAAACCTGTCTACTTAGAGGGGAGCATATCAATGGATAGGTAGCCTTTTTGTTTTGTCTCTTTAGATCTATACAACGATTAGACAGCATGATTCTTGTATTGCTTCGGCGTGACGCCGGTATATTTCTTGAAGACCTTCGTGAAATGGCTCTGATCGTGGAAATTTAGCAGACTGGCGGCGCGAAGGGGAGAGGCATCAGAGAGAGTAAGGAGCTTCTTAGCTTCTTCGATCTTCTGTCGTTGAATATATTCGATGACGGTCATGCCTGTCTCTTGCTTGAACAACTTAGAGAGATATGCAGGGTGAACACCGGCCACATCCGCAAGCTCTGTCCGCTTAATCGACTCGTAGATACGGTTGAATATATAATCCTGGCAGACCCCGATCGGTTTGGAGTGGATCCGAAACGGTATGAGTGAAGGACCAGAGATAATTATAGATCGGTTGAGCGTCCTAATTGAGGGGGGAATTGAAAAAGCAATAAACAAGTACGTGAAAGGTTGCTAAAAATTAACAACCTCGTTTGAGCCCATCTTGCAAGAGGTGGGTTTTTAGTTATAAGAAACTTTCCTTTACATAAAAAGGAAAATAACCTCTCGGAGTCGAATAAATGAACTTGGGAGGGAGCCTATGATAAAAGATCTGTTACTGGATATTCTCGATATATTATTTCCATTATTGTTATACCAATTGGTCTGCATTACAAATTATAACTTCTATAAAAAAGATCTACGGAGGCAGATGCTTCTCGGATTATGCTGTGGAGTCGCAATTGTGTTATCCATGCTTTTGCCAACGAGTATTACGAATGACTTTGACAGCGATCTCAGAACCATACCGTTAATCATTGCTGTTTTATATGGGAGTAATGTAGGCGGCACCATCTCCTTTATTCTTTTCTTCATGTGCCGTTATTTAATCGGTTTGGACAACATTTTAATCGCTTTCATGACCTCACTTTTGATCTACGCTGCCGCATATCCTTTTGCCGCCCGCTTCAATAAGAAATCTCCGCAATTCCGGTTCATCATTAGCATCCTGTTAACAATTACTGCTTTTATTGTTTTATGGGGCGGATTCACTTTGACGAATCAAATGCCCGAGTCTTACTCCCAATTCTTTATACTACAAGTTTTCATACTGCAATTAATTACGATGTGCATGGCTGTCTTGTTAATGGAAGTGACGATTAAAGCGATTTGCATGCAAGAACAAATTATCCGTACTGAAAAGCTGAATGTAACCAGCCAATTGGCTGCGTCTTTAGCACATGAAATTCGTTCGCCGCTAACTTCGATTAAAGGTTTCTTGCAGTTATCACTGCGGAACGCGGAAGGGAAAAACAAAAAGTATCTGGAAATATCAATGATGGAACTTGGCCGCATGGAATATATCATTAATGATTTCCTGAATTACGCTAAACCGCAAATGGAGTCGATTGGAGTGTTCCCGGTATCCGAAATATTGTTTCAAATTAAAGATGAAATGGAGCCGATTGCACGGGCAAACCATGTGGATTTGCAGATGTTGGCAGAAGAGGATTTATGGATCCAGGCAGATTTGTCCAAAATAAAGCAAGCGCTGACCCATATCATTAGGAACTCTATAGATGCGACTTCAGCATCAAAAGGACAAGTATCTATAGCCGCTTATCGGCAATACAATCAGATTTGTATCCGGATTCGTGATAACGGTGTGGGCATGTCAGCAGAACAACTGTCGATATTAGGAGCTTCTTTCTATTCCACCAAGATGAATGGCACCGGTCTTGGGCTGATGGTGACCTTTCGGATTATCCAGTCGATTGGAGGAAGAGTGGAGTTTAAGAGCGTCAAGGGAGAGGGAACTACCGCCCTTGTCAAGCTTCCAACTGCTCCTGATTTACAATTGAAAGCTTGACAAGCTTGTCCCTGTTCAGAAAAAGGGAAGATGGATTCCATGTTAGACATTGTGGGCGGCTTCTTTATTGTAGGACGTTAGAGGAACAGTTCGAGGATGTTCCGCACGATATGGAATGCCATGTTGATACGGAAGGCCATACCTATGATTTTGGCTACGGAATGAACTGGAGCAGTATCATTGAAGATACACGCACGGCGAAATACAAGAAAACACGTTAATCAATCATGCAATGGATAAAAAAGATGACTCCTGTCCAGTACCAGTACAGGAGTCATTTGGTATTCCTTACAGTGCATTACTCGCCCCAGTATTTCAGAGCGATGTTTTGCCCTTGATCAATCTTCGCCCATTGCTCATCTTCGGTCAGTTCATTGCCGCCGTCACAGGAGGCAAAGCCGCACTGGTGCGAGAGGAGCAAGCGTTCTTTCGGGATAATCTTGGATGCTTCGTCAAGTAATTGGAGTACGCGGGATTCGTCGTCAAGGGTGTTTGTTTTACTCGACAGCAAACCAAGTACGATTTCAGTATCTGGCTTATCCTTGAACACCGCAAGTGCGTCAAGCGAACCGGCTCTATCGTCATCCCACTCCAGGAAGAAGCGGTCGTATTTCAGCTGCTTCAAGAACAAATCGGCAATTTTGCTGTACGATCCACCGCCCATATTTCGAGAATCGTAGTTGCCACGGCAGTTGTGCGTCCACATTTTCAGTCCAAGGCTGTGACCGAAGTCAATCACTGTGTTGTTGATGTCGATAAATTCCGTCGCCAATGCCTGCACAGCTTCTTGATCAATATTTTGGCCCGTGTACGGAGAGTTGGGGTTGTCATCCGCAAAAATCTCCCAAAGGCAATCATCGAATTGCAGAATTTTACCTCCTGCTGCAGCGTATTCCTGAACAAATTCTTTGTACGCTTGAATAAGCCCCGCTTTTAATTCCTGCGGTGTGGCATAGACGGAATCTTTGCCGCCGATGTTGTCAGACCATGAGAGTTCTCCGAAAATATGAGATGGCGAAGGGATACAGAGCTTCGTTTCTCTGTCACCTGTAATATCAGCCTGTCTTTGGAAAATGCTAATGAAATGATGGTTCTTGCCGCTAAGCGGTGCGGTAATGCGCAGACCGATGTCGCGGCGAGTTTCGTATTTTTGGGTCTCGTCCTTGTCACGGAAGAAGTAGCCGTGCTCGGCAATATAGCGGTTGATACCTGCTAATCCCCATACAAAATCCAGGTGCCACATCGACTTTGAGAATTCGCCGTCCGTTATAATCTCAAGTCCATGCTGAATTTCTTGATCTATCACTCTTTTAGTCGCTTGATGTTCGCATTCCTCATATCCCGAGAAATCGGTATAGAACGGATACGTAATATCGTCGCGGTGTTCGATTTGGTGTTTGTAGCTCAGCAGGTTCTGAGGGCGAAGCAAGCTGCCGACCGTTTGAAATTTCTTGCTCATCGGGTAGTCCTCCTAAATGTTTGGTACTAAAAATGTAATACAAATAGGAGTATATAGGGTAACGCCATTATTCTATGTTCCGTTATAGTTATTAGCTATACCTAACCATCCATAAGAACATCATACTCGGATACCACTTGTTTTAATTCTTCCAGGTACATCATGGCCTGCTTGGTAAGTTGTATTGAATTATGCGCAATCCAGCCAACCACTATCGTATCTTCGATACGAAGGGGTACGGCGATAATGTTATCCCCATTCAAATCTGCGCTAACAATTCCCGTTGAAATCGTGTAGCCATTGAGGCCGATCATCAGGTTGAAGATGGTAGCTCTATCGCTAACGCGGATCGTTTTCTTGCTATATGCCGTGCTGAGGATTTCCTCGGAAAAATAGAACGAGTTGTTCTCACCTTGATCAAAGGAGAGGCAAGGGTACTCTTCTAAATCTTCAGGCGTGACATACTCTTGCTTGGCGAGCGGGTTCAACGTACTGACGAAAATATGTGGTTTGGCTGTAAACAGCGGGTGGAAGGTCAATCCATTCTCGCGCAGTAGTTTTTCAAGGACTCTTCTATTGAACGGATTCATGTATAGAATGCCCAGCTCGCTTCTCAAGGTTTTTACATCCTCGATAATTTCATGAGTCCGTGTCTCGCGTAACGTAAATTCATATTCGTCCGCATTGGTTTTCTTGACCATGTTCACGAACGCATTCACAGCAAAGGCATAGTGTTGAGTTGAGATGGAGCATAGGCGACGAGTTGGTTTCTTGCTTAAATAGCGCTGCTCCAGCAAGCTTGCTTGCTCGACGACTTGACGGGCATAACCTAGAAATTCTACACCGTCCATTGTTAGTGTGATGCCTTTGGGCGTTCTGTTGAAGAGCTCGACACCGATCTCGGCCTCCAAGTCTTTTACTGCATTGGACAAGCTCGGTTGTGATATATAAAGACTCTCCGCTGCCTTATTAATCGAACCACAGTTCACGATTTCGATAAAGTACTTGAGTTGCTGCAATGTCATCGGATTTTCCTCCTGGTCGAGTGTGGGATATTTGTTCTATTTTTTGTGTTGTAATTCTCTCTTATGTTATATACATAGTATCCGCGCAAAATATTGTCTGCTGTTTGCAGAATTATATCATATTCAGTACGAGCAAAATATTTTGAATGAAATTAACGAAGCTAGAAGGTGGCCAAATTGACTCTTAATATACTGAACAGCGAGGTGCACAGCCTCTTTGATCAATTTACGGATCTGATTCAAGGACAAACCCAGCAGCGTTCATGGGAACAGCATATCACGATTCCTACGCAGGTTGGAGAGGGAAGCATCTTGAGAACACCCATCCGTCCCGGTATGGAAATAGTTGTAACAGACCTGACCTATGCGCAGGATATGAAGCTTCGTATTCAGGAAGCATGCCCGCTGTTTGAGCTTAGCTACTGCCTTAGCGGAGACATTTATTGTGAATGGGATGGCAAAGAAAGCCATACTCGTCATTGGACGGGCAACGTGCTATTTTTCGAGGATGAATTGGTCTATGAAGAGAAGAAAGCGGATGTCCGCCATCAAATGCTGGAAATCCGTTTATCTCCGCAGGGGCTATTCCATTATGCGGCTGATCCGAGTGAGAAGCATAGAATGGAGACTTGGCTGAAACGGCATAAGGGACATATTAATCCGTATCCAAACACGCCGGAAATTCATCGATGTGTATCGGATATGATGAACTGCTCTTATGATGGTGCACTGAAACGATTGTATATGGAGAGCAAGGCCATGGAGCTGATCGCTTTGTTCGGGGAAGTGGAAGGCCATGAAATGGAGGGCCATAGCCGCTTCCTGACCCGTGATGATCTACTGAAACTGGATCAAGCAAGAGAACTGGTGCTTCGCTATTTCGAACAGCCGTTATCGCTTCAGGAGTTGTCGCGTAGAGTTGGGCTTAATGAATTCAAGTTGAAGAAAGGCTTCCGGGAACGTTTTGACATGACCGTATTCGAACTGGTGCGGAAGCAGAGGATGGAGAAGGCTCTGTATTATATGGAAGTACAACGGATGAATATAGGGGAAGCGGCGGTAGCTGTGGGCTACAGTAATGTCAGCAATTTCACGACAGCTTTCCGTAAAATTTATGGATACAATCCAAGCGAATATCTCAGAAGGTTCTCCCATTAATGATAGTAAATAGGATAGACGAGATGTTACAAGAGGGATTTCGGACATGATCAGCATGTTCGGAATCCCTTTTTTGGCTTTTTCAGCTCCTTCTACAGGCAAAGAAAATACCTTTGCAGGTAGAACACCGATTCATTATCACTGATAATGATTATCAATTGGTCATGCTGCTATTTTCAATATTTCCTGGAACGAAAAGTATGTCCAAATTTGCAGAAATTTCAGGGGAGGCAATCATGAGAAACTCAAGCATTAAAATGATCCAGTTCACTATACTTTTGACGGTGCTCGCTTTATTTAGCGCGGCATGCGGCAATCCGCCGCATCAAGGAGCTCATTCTGTGAATACCGATAGTCAGGGGGTGGAAGGCGGAACAGAAAGTGGTCATAATGGCAGTCAACATTACCCAGTTACGCTCCGAATTTATACGGACGAAGGGAAGGAAATGAAGCAGACCATCGAGAAGGAACCGCAAAAAGTAGTCGTACTTGGAACAGCTATGGCAGAGCTGATGATTCAATTCGGGCAAAAGGATAAAATTGCTGGCCTGGCCTATCTTGATCAGTCCTTTTCTCCATATACGGATGAAATCGCCAAATTGCCGCTCTTAACTGAGCTGTGGCCGAGTAAAGAAGCCGTTATCGCCCTGCAGCCTGATTTGATATACTCGATGTCTTCGGCATTTAAAGAAGATCGGTTAGGCGGGATATCCTTTTGGAACGAAAGGGGTATTCAGGTGGTTCCCGCATCGAATTTTAATATCGGACGCAGCATCGATAACTATTTCGAGGATATCCAAAACTTTGGAAAAATCTTTAACGTCGAGGAGCAGACGGATTCTTATCTTAAGCAGCAGCAAACAAGAATCGATGAAATCACACAGAAGGCACAGCATGTGAAGGCTAAGCCTAAGGTACTCCTACTGGCAAGCGCCGGGCGTGAAAATTATGATTATTATCCTCCATCCTGGTGCGTGATCGATGAGATGGTGGAAGGATCAGGCGGAGAGTATATGCAGTTAGCGGACGGGTACATCGAATTGCAAATCGAAGCGATCATTGCAGCAAATCCAGATAAAATCATCCTGACCCATTTTCAGGAAAGCGACCACGAAAGCATCAAGAATAAGCTGCTCTCTAATCCGCGCCTTAAGAATATGAAGGCGATTCAAACCGGGAATGTTATGGTGGCGGATTACACCAATGCCATTCGAGGTGGATTGCAGCTCACGGATTTATATGAAGAAGTTGCTCGATTCGTACAGCCCGAGCTGTTTGGAGGACAATAAGCCATGGTAAGGCCGCAAACGTATAAGAAGATCAAGGGCCACTGGGCTGATTTCGGGAAGTTGGCAAGTAGACGTTCTTCATTTGTCCTGATGATTTGTGCACTCGTTCTCGCTTTGATTTGTTCGATCGGACTAGCTTTGTCGATGGGTCAAGTATCGGTATCCTTTGGCGATGCGATGCAGATCGTCGTAAATCAGATGTTTGGCATCTCCCTCGATCATCCGGGTGGGACGCTCCCAGCTGGGGCTGTTGATATCATTTGGAATATTCGGTTCCCAAGGGTATTGCTGGCTATGATTGTGGGCGCGGGGCTTGCATTATGCGGGACGGTCATGCAGTCGTTCGTGCAAAATCCGCTGGCGGACCCTTATATTCTCGGTATCTCGTCGGGTGCCTCCTTGGGGGCGACCTTCTCCATTATGCTGGGGATTGGGACAGCTAGCCTGGCAGGAAGCATGGGGGTGGCCTTTTGGGCTTTTATAGGGGCGTTAGGAGCAGCCGGAGCCGTGATGATATTAGCAAATTTGGGCGGGAAAATATCATCGGCCAAGCTGGTGCTGATGGGTACTGTAGTCAACGCACTATGTAGCGCATGCTCCAATTTCATTATATATATGGCGAGCAACTCCGAGGGAATCCGCTCGGTTACCTTCTGGACGATGGGCAGCCTCGCTTCCGCCCATTGGGATAGCTTGCCGCTCGTTGGGAGTATAACGGCCGCTGCTGCATTCTTTTTTATTGTGCAGTCACGGGTACTCAATACGATGCTGATGGGGGACGAAGCGGCTGTAACGCTTGGTATGAATATGAAAGCCTATCGAGGATTGTATATGGTGATTTCTTCGGTTCTGACGGGGACGCTTGTCGCGACATGCGGTATTATCGGTTTCGTCGGGCTTATCATTCCGCATATTGCAAGGAGCATGGTGGGCTCTGACCATAAGCGATTGCTGCCGGTATCTATATTATTTAGCGCTATCTTTCTTATTTGGACAGATGTGCTGGCAAGGACAGTTATACCTAACAGCGAACTGCCCATTGGAATTGTAACGGCGCTTCTTGGAGCACCGATGCTGATGTACATGCTGTTGAAGAAGAACTACGGATTTGGAGGTAACTAGCATGAAACTGGCGGTCAATGAGATTGTAGTAGCTGTTAACGGCATCCAAATCGTTAATGAGATTTCACTTTGTGTCAGGCGAGGTCAATTCGTTGGAATCATCGGCCCAAACGGCTGTGGTAAATCCACACTTCTAAAATCGATCTATAAGGTAATCAAACCAAAGCGGGGAACGGTCTTTTTAGATAATGTCGATGTTATGAAGGTGAGGCCGAAGACGGTTTTCCAAAAGATGGCCGTAGTTGGACAATTTAATGATATGAACTTTGATTTTACTGTGCTTGAAATGGTGCTGATGGGGCGTACTCCGCATAAACAGCTTCTGGAGTCCGATCGCAAGGAGGATTATACAATCGTCCATGAAGCCCTGCAAAAGGTTGACCTTCTGGACTATGCAGATCGAAGTTATTCAACGCTCTCCGGCGGCGAGAAGCAGCGAGTCATTCTGGCACGAGCCATTGCACAGCAGCCGGAGCTGCTTGTTCTGGATGAACCAACCAATCATCTGGATATCAAATATCAATTGCAGCTATTGTCTGCCGTTAAATCGTTGAAGATCGGCACTTTGGCCGCGCTACATGATTTGTCGCTTGCGGCATTGTACTGCGATGTGCTGTATGCGGTCAAAGACGGGGAGGTTGTGGCCAACGGGACGCCGGAGCAAGTGTTGACTAAAGATATGGTTCGGCATGTCTACAATATTGATTGCGAAATCTACAACAATCCAGTGAACGGGAGACTGGCTTTTGCGTTTCATCCGAATGGAGACTGCAGCAGGGAAGGGAGCTGCAATAAATGACTTTGAATAATCTGACTGCTGCCCCTACGAGTGAAGTTGATGCGGTACCCCAGGCCAATCCGCGCCGTTGGTTCGCCTTAATCCTGATTTTGCTGCCAACGCTTCTGATTTCGCTGAACAATTATATGATGCAGGTGGCGCTTCCAAGCATGCAAGCGAGCATTCATGCCAGCTTCGCTGAAGCTCAGCTTATATTCTCAGGATATTCGTTAGGGCTGGCCATTGCCTTGATCCTGGGTGGGAAGCTGGGAGATATGTATGGACGAAAACGCATGCTTTGGATCGGGGTTATGGGCTTTACTTGTATGTGTTTGCTCGGCGGATTGGTGTCCGACCCGACCTTACTTATTATGATTCGCATCGTTCAAGGGCTGTCGGCAGCGATGATTCAACCGCAGGTTTTGTCCATCATGCAAAGCAGCTTTCTCCCCAGTGAAAAAGGGTTAGTCTTCGCTATTTACGGCGCAGTTATCGGTATCGGATTCACGTTGGGGCTGATACTAGGCGGTTTATTGGTGGACTGGAACTTATTTGGTCTTGGTTGGCGAATCGTATTTCTGTTTAATGTGCCGTTTGGATTGCTAGTGATGATGGGACTGCCCATCGTCCCTGAATCCCGCGGACAGTCCAGTCAAGGTATTGATTGGTTCGGGATCGCATTGATTATTCCGGGCTTGCTCATGCTTATTTATCCATTAACCATCGGGCAAAAGCAAGGCTGGCCGCTATGGACCTGGGGCTGTTTGATAGTGTCCATCTTGCTGCTATTGGTATTTGTGCTTTTGCAGAAACAGAGAGAAGAGACGGGGCGCATACCATTGGTGGGGCTATCCATTTTCAAAATTGGCTCATTCCGTGTTGGAATCATTACAGAGCTGGTCGTATATCTTAGCATGTTTACTTTTTTCTTCATCCTGAATTATTATTTGCAGTCGGGACTGCATTTCGGTATTGCAGAGACGAGTCTTGTCTTTTTACCGCTGGGCCTTGGATTCTTCACCACCTCATTATTGTCATCACGGATGGTGCAGAGATGGGGGGCTGCGGTATTAAAAACCGGGATGCTTACGATGGGAGCCAGTTTATTTATACTGATCTGGTCCTTGCAAATCGATGCCGTACATTTATTCCATTGGCAAAATATAATGATCCTATTGGTATATGGACTGGGTCTGGGTATGGCGACAACGCCGCTGGCTAATATGATCTTGCATCAGGTGCCCCCGGCATTGGCCGGAACCGGTTCAGGGCTGTTCACCACCTTGATGTATTTGGCGAACGTTTTTGGGGTAGCATTAATTAGCATTTTGTTCTCGGCTGCTCTGCGCTCCCCACTTACGGAAGCCAGCCTGGAGGACTATGTCCGAGCTTTCTCCTTGTCGACGGCAGTGAGCGGGGGATTGGCTATCGCGGCATTTGGCTGCATTAGCAGATTAAAAAAAGAAGGAAGAACAAGAACGTGAATGATTGACAAACTTGATTATCTTTAGTTAATTTATTAATATAAGTTAACTAAATTAATAGGATGATGAGCATGACCAATACGGATATTTCACTGAGGGAGATCAAGAAGGCAAGGGCTAAGATTGCGCTATATGAGACCAGTTTGTCCTTAATGGAAGATAAGATGTTTCACGAAGTCATGGTAGAAGACATTTGTCAGAAAGCGGAGCTATCCCGGGTTACTTTCTTTAAGTTTTTTCCGAAAAAGGAAGATGTGCTTATCTATTTCATGCAAATATGGCTTACTGAACGGATTATTGAAATCGAGAACATGCAGAAGCGTGGTTTCGGTGCGATCAGGCATCTGCTCTACAAAGTAGGAGAGCAAGCCGAGACGATCACTGGCATCATGCCTAGCCTGATTTCTTTTCTCGCGCAGATGAAGATGCATCCCTGTCCGCCGGAATTGAGCAGAGCTGAAGTCCGGCTCCTGTTCCCCGATGAAGAAGAAATAGGAAGCAAGGCACCGAATCTTTATGATCTTTTTAAGCGCAGCATGTCAGAAGCCGAGGAATTGGAGCAGCTCAAGCAGGGAATATCCGTCGATAGCGCGGTGAAAATTCTGTTTACGATTTTTTTATGGCTCTTTCCTGACCGCCCAGCAATATGCTTCTACCGATATTATAGGATTCTATGAAGTGCATCTCCAATTGCTTGAAAACTAATAATGAGAGTATTACGGAGTTTAGTGTCGTAGTTGATGACTTTATGTAATAAGCCAATACCGTTATACGGTGTTGGCTTTTTCAGGCTACCGATAAAGTCTCGACAGCCTACTTTTTATTATTAATTTAAGACGACACTGCGTTAATATTGTATAATATAAGTACTATTCATGAACGGATGGCATTTTGGTGCTGAGATCCAACTGGGAAAAAAACAAGAGTATGAAATAAACATAAGGAGCTGATGCAATGGACTTCATAACCGTCTTATCTTTTCTGGGGGTGGCCGTTCTTCTTACTTTGATGCCTGGTCCGGACAATCTGTTTGTTCTTGCACAGAGCATTTCGCAGGGAAAAAAAGCAGGCATAGCAACGGCATTAGGACTTTGCTCAGGGCTCATCGTACACGTAGCTGCTGCAGCACTTGGGATTTCAGCGATCATTTATCAATCAGCGATAGCTTTTGCGATCGTAAAATATGCCGGAGCAGCCTATTTATTGTACTTGGCATGGAAGTCGTTTCGAGAAAAAGAATCCGGTCTGACATTGAATGATCAGAAGTCGCTAAACTATCGTTCTTTATACAAAAAGGGAATCCTGATGAATATCTTAAATCCCAAAGT
The window above is part of the Paenibacillus lutimineralis genome. Proteins encoded here:
- a CDS encoding FecCD family ABC transporter permease, with the protein product MVRPQTYKKIKGHWADFGKLASRRSSFVLMICALVLALICSIGLALSMGQVSVSFGDAMQIVVNQMFGISLDHPGGTLPAGAVDIIWNIRFPRVLLAMIVGAGLALCGTVMQSFVQNPLADPYILGISSGASLGATFSIMLGIGTASLAGSMGVAFWAFIGALGAAGAVMILANLGGKISSAKLVLMGTVVNALCSACSNFIIYMASNSEGIRSVTFWTMGSLASAHWDSLPLVGSITAAAAFFFIVQSRVLNTMLMGDEAAVTLGMNMKAYRGLYMVISSVLTGTLVATCGIIGFVGLIIPHIARSMVGSDHKRLLPVSILFSAIFLIWTDVLARTVIPNSELPIGIVTALLGAPMLMYMLLKKNYGFGGN
- a CDS encoding ABC transporter substrate-binding protein — encoded protein: MRNSSIKMIQFTILLTVLALFSAACGNPPHQGAHSVNTDSQGVEGGTESGHNGSQHYPVTLRIYTDEGKEMKQTIEKEPQKVVVLGTAMAELMIQFGQKDKIAGLAYLDQSFSPYTDEIAKLPLLTELWPSKEAVIALQPDLIYSMSSAFKEDRLGGISFWNERGIQVVPASNFNIGRSIDNYFEDIQNFGKIFNVEEQTDSYLKQQQTRIDEITQKAQHVKAKPKVLLLASAGRENYDYYPPSWCVIDEMVEGSGGEYMQLADGYIELQIEAIIAANPDKIILTHFQESDHESIKNKLLSNPRLKNMKAIQTGNVMVADYTNAIRGGLQLTDLYEEVARFVQPELFGGQ
- a CDS encoding helix-turn-helix domain-containing protein, which translates into the protein MSKPDTFTAIEKLAILEELSSGEGTRAEVARQHKISINTLVKWRKRYELYGMDGLEIRTRNCSYSSELKTQAVQDYLSGQYSQYELIVKYKIASRTQLKRWIDKYNGHSNLKTYNGGARSMTKSRTTTWQERMNIALYCIAHERDYRKTADQFEVSYNQVYQWVKKYESGGPDALKDGRGRKKAPEELTETDRQKFAMKQLEYENERLRAENAFLKKLRELQGR
- a CDS encoding ABC transporter ATP-binding protein is translated as MKLAVNEIVVAVNGIQIVNEISLCVRRGQFVGIIGPNGCGKSTLLKSIYKVIKPKRGTVFLDNVDVMKVRPKTVFQKMAVVGQFNDMNFDFTVLEMVLMGRTPHKQLLESDRKEDYTIVHEALQKVDLLDYADRSYSTLSGGEKQRVILARAIAQQPELLVLDEPTNHLDIKYQLQLLSAVKSLKIGTLAALHDLSLAALYCDVLYAVKDGEVVANGTPEQVLTKDMVRHVYNIDCEIYNNPVNGRLAFAFHPNGDCSREGSCNK
- a CDS encoding helix-turn-helix transcriptional regulator, with amino-acid sequence MTLNILNSEVHSLFDQFTDLIQGQTQQRSWEQHITIPTQVGEGSILRTPIRPGMEIVVTDLTYAQDMKLRIQEACPLFELSYCLSGDIYCEWDGKESHTRHWTGNVLFFEDELVYEEKKADVRHQMLEIRLSPQGLFHYAADPSEKHRMETWLKRHKGHINPYPNTPEIHRCVSDMMNCSYDGALKRLYMESKAMELIALFGEVEGHEMEGHSRFLTRDDLLKLDQARELVLRYFEQPLSLQELSRRVGLNEFKLKKGFRERFDMTVFELVRKQRMEKALYYMEVQRMNIGEAAVAVGYSNVSNFTTAFRKIYGYNPSEYLRRFSH
- a CDS encoding cobalamin-independent methionine synthase II family protein, with translation MSKKFQTVGSLLRPQNLLSYKHQIEHRDDITYPFYTDFSGYEECEHQATKRVIDQEIQHGLEIITDGEFSKSMWHLDFVWGLAGINRYIAEHGYFFRDKDETQKYETRRDIGLRITAPLSGKNHHFISIFQRQADITGDRETKLCIPSPSHIFGELSWSDNIGGKDSVYATPQELKAGLIQAYKEFVQEYAAAGGKILQFDDCLWEIFADDNPNSPYTGQNIDQEAVQALATEFIDINNTVIDFGHSLGLKMWTHNCRGNYDSRNMGGGSYSKIADLFLKQLKYDRFFLEWDDDRAGSLDALAVFKDKPDTEIVLGLLSSKTNTLDDESRVLQLLDEASKIIPKERLLLSHQCGFASCDGGNELTEDEQWAKIDQGQNIALKYWGE
- a CDS encoding LysR family transcriptional regulator yields the protein MTLQQLKYFIEIVNCGSINKAAESLYISQPSLSNAVKDLEAEIGVELFNRTPKGITLTMDGVEFLGYARQVVEQASLLEQRYLSKKPTRRLCSISTQHYAFAVNAFVNMVKKTNADEYEFTLRETRTHEIIEDVKTLRSELGILYMNPFNRRVLEKLLRENGLTFHPLFTAKPHIFVSTLNPLAKQEYVTPEDLEEYPCLSFDQGENNSFYFSEEILSTAYSKKTIRVSDRATIFNLMIGLNGYTISTGIVSADLNGDNIIAVPLRIEDTIVVGWIAHNSIQLTKQAMMYLEELKQVVSEYDVLMDG
- a CDS encoding sensor histidine kinase; its protein translation is MIKDLLLDILDILFPLLLYQLVCITNYNFYKKDLRRQMLLGLCCGVAIVLSMLLPTSITNDFDSDLRTIPLIIAVLYGSNVGGTISFILFFMCRYLIGLDNILIAFMTSLLIYAAAYPFAARFNKKSPQFRFIISILLTITAFIVLWGGFTLTNQMPESYSQFFILQVFILQLITMCMAVLLMEVTIKAICMQEQIIRTEKLNVTSQLAASLAHEIRSPLTSIKGFLQLSLRNAEGKNKKYLEISMMELGRMEYIINDFLNYAKPQMESIGVFPVSEILFQIKDEMEPIARANHVDLQMLAEEDLWIQADLSKIKQALTHIIRNSIDATSASKGQVSIAAYRQYNQICIRIRDNGVGMSAEQLSILGASFYSTKMNGTGLGLMVTFRIIQSIGGRVEFKSVKGEGTTALVKLPTAPDLQLKA
- a CDS encoding helix-turn-helix transcriptional regulator, with the translated sequence MAGVHPAYLSKLFKQETGMTVIEYIQRQKIEEAKKLLTLSDASPLRAASLLNFHDQSHFTKVFKKYTGVTPKQYKNHAV